In the Topomyia yanbarensis strain Yona2022 chromosome 3, ASM3024719v1, whole genome shotgun sequence genome, one interval contains:
- the LOC131692390 gene encoding T-related protein isoform X2: MLSFMPPVTSFVKTLHVGAVAGGKAEAPPPNPVYLHPESPNFGQHWMKEPISFAKVKLTNKTNGNGQIMLNSLHKYEPRVHLIRVVSEQREQRDVHTYPFPETQFIAVTAYQNEEVTSLKIKYNPFAKAFLDAKERPDSVYSRENATYGWLNFHPSYATAPSPLSTAERYQHTTVRSNRAAPYTTQRSRNTSGSTSPQPTGYLPLEPVASPVFSSYSTAWQSQPSSASGSYWTSQSTNPGSPNSIAPNISPTPSNGSPNYVTSSPTYATHHLSAHNTQYSSTPSTSTAAQIDVYQPSASPQQIYASAAGHQIYHPTPTVSPNHQLYGNVLNAPTITNIGYSTSWHAASDYSVYQSSYHYPTAEYIPMIGDIGTYNHPAEITELTSVPTSHHRHEPVAASSPVSIQYHHSHHSHPSAADSSLVTGTHGGHHHCSENHSPEPSNHTVNGGSPGIPVGSGGHASHSPVRSGSTGAWTPLTPPQTSHI, encoded by the exons GTCGCCGGCGGAAAAGCCGAAGCTCCTCCCCCGAACCCAGTCTACCTGCATCCGGAATCGCCCAATTTCGGTCAACACTGGATGAAAGAGCCCATATCCTTCGCGAAGGTCAAACTAACCAACAAAACAAACGGAAATGGGCAAATAATGCTGAACTCACTGCACAAGTACGAACCACGGGTTCATCTGATCCGTGTTGTGTCGGAACAGCGCGAACAAAGAGACGTACATACCTACCCATTCCCGGAGACTCAGTTCATAGCGGTGACTGCCTACCAGAACGAGGAGGTGACTTcactaaaaattaaatataaccCGTTCGCGAAAGCCTTCCTAGATGCCAAGGAACGACCGGACTCAGTatattcaagagaaaatgcaaCCTACGGTTGGTTGAACTTCCACCCTTCCTATGCGACAGCTCCGTCACCGCTGTCAACTGCGGAGCGTTACCAACATACGACCGTCCGTTCCAATCGTGCAGCACCTTATACCACACAACGATCACGGAACACTAGTGGGAGTACTTCTCCGCAACCAACTGGGTATTTACCACTGGAACCGGTAGCCTCGCCTGTATTTTCCTCGTATTCTACGGCGTGGCAATCACAACCATCTTCCGCGTCTGGTTCCTACTGGACTAGCCAGAGTACGAATCCTGGTAGTCCCAACTCAATAGCTCCTAACATTTCACCAACACCGTCGAACGGATCTCCGAACTACGTGACATCGTCTCCAACCTACGCAACACATCATCTTTCGGCGCACAACACTCAATACAGTTCCACACCTTCAACAAGTACTGCTGCGCAGATCGACGTCTACCAACCCAGTGCCTCTCCACAGCAAATCTACGCATCTGCTGCCGGTCATCAG ATATATCATCCTACTCCGACGGTGTCGCCTAACCATCAGTTGTACGGCAACGTTCTGAACGCTCCTACAATAACGAACATCGGCTACTCGACGTCTTGGCACGCTGCAAGTGACTATAGTGTCTACCAAAGTAGTTACCATTATCCAACGGCGGAGTACATTCCGATGATCGGTGACATTGG CACTTACAATCATCCAGCAGAAATAACTGAACTAACATCGGTTCCAACATCACACCATCGCCACGAGCCGGTGGCAGCTTCCTCACCCGTATCGATCCAGTACCACCACAGCCACCATAGTCATCCGTCGGCTGCCGACAGTTCCCTCGTAACGGGTACCCACGGTGGTCATCATCACTGTTCGGAGAATCACTCACCGGAACCTAGCAATCATACTGTTAATGGAGGATCACCGGGTATCCCGGTTGGCAGTGGTGGTCACGCATCGCATAGCCCCGTCAGAAGTGGATCAACTGGGGCTTGGACTCCGTTGACCCCACCGCAGACCTCTCACATCTAA